One genomic window of Aggregatilinea lenta includes the following:
- a CDS encoding LysM peptidoglycan-binding domain-containing protein, whose protein sequence is MSWATRTSTLHRPLLLLGITLLLAAALLLQPSAALAQGGPTHTVQSGENLFRIALQYGTTVDALAMANGITNAATIYAGQVLLIPSATGPVSADTAGYVVPLDGAYGTTVQPVVQQPAVQQPVETAPVQVASAATTSGTHIVARGETLASIARAYGVSWTDIAAANGIASPNLIYAGQQLAIPNGAVQQVAAPVTIDPAPAAAQPVAASASQGTYTVQAGEGLASIASRYGLSWPDLAAANNIGSPYTIYSGQVLVIPAGGSAIPQSYAPAPAQPTTSVGKDIVVDLSDQRVYAYENGQLVRNVLVSTGLYNTPTVQGTYRIYVKYDSQAMSGPGYYLPGVPYVMYFYQGYSLHGTYWHNNFGQPMSHGCVNLPTPEAAWFYGWAEIGTPVHVQY, encoded by the coding sequence ATGTCTTGGGCCACGCGCACGTCTACACTTCACCGCCCACTGCTACTCTTGGGGATCACACTGCTGCTCGCCGCCGCGCTTCTGCTGCAGCCTTCGGCTGCGCTGGCCCAGGGCGGCCCGACGCACACCGTGCAGTCGGGTGAAAACCTCTTCCGCATCGCGCTGCAATATGGCACCACGGTCGATGCCCTGGCGATGGCGAACGGCATCACCAATGCCGCGACCATCTACGCCGGGCAGGTTCTGCTTATTCCATCCGCCACTGGTCCGGTGTCCGCCGACACCGCCGGGTATGTCGTCCCACTCGACGGCGCGTATGGCACAACGGTTCAACCCGTCGTGCAGCAGCCCGCCGTCCAGCAGCCGGTCGAAACCGCCCCGGTGCAGGTGGCGTCTGCCGCCACGACGAGCGGCACGCATATCGTCGCGCGGGGTGAGACGCTCGCCAGCATCGCGCGCGCCTACGGCGTCTCGTGGACCGACATCGCCGCCGCGAACGGCATTGCCAGCCCGAACCTGATCTACGCCGGGCAGCAGCTCGCCATCCCGAACGGCGCGGTTCAGCAGGTCGCCGCCCCGGTCACGATCGATCCCGCCCCGGCAGCCGCGCAGCCCGTCGCCGCCAGCGCATCGCAGGGCACCTATACCGTACAGGCGGGCGAAGGTCTGGCCTCAATTGCCAGCCGCTACGGCCTCTCCTGGCCGGATCTCGCCGCCGCGAACAACATCGGCAGCCCCTATACCATCTACTCTGGGCAGGTGCTTGTCATCCCGGCGGGCGGATCGGCCATACCCCAGAGTTACGCGCCCGCGCCCGCCCAGCCCACGACCTCGGTCGGCAAGGACATCGTGGTCGATCTGAGCGACCAGCGCGTCTACGCGTACGAAAACGGCCAGTTGGTGCGCAACGTGCTCGTCTCCACCGGCCTGTACAACACGCCAACCGTTCAGGGCACGTACCGCATCTACGTGAAGTACGACTCGCAGGCCATGTCCGGCCCCGGCTACTACCTACCCGGCGTGCCTTACGTGATGTACTTCTACCAGGGCTACTCGCTGCACGGAACCTACTGGCATAACAATTTCGGCCAGCCGATGAGCCACGGCTGCGTGAACCTGCCCACGCCCGAAGCGGCCTGGTTCTATGGCTGGGCCGAAATCGGCACGCCGGTCCACGTCCAGTATTAG